Proteins from a genomic interval of Acidobacteriota bacterium:
- a CDS encoding PAS domain S-box protein has product MESANPSLYREVLDSIPSMVGLFSPEGIVLDVNLAPLEMYGLRRDEVIGKLFWDTPWFAHSPEEQRLWKDTFQRLQLGEVVDLETRTQLPDGGSVYFQQYFVPAVNATGKITHVIGFATDITDMKLVEAELRKKEKHFQMLASSGAAYTVIIQDGLIREASKSYQEAVGYPIQELIGNSFLLQVHPDYWDVVRENAAKRLAGNAPPTSYEIKIVTKGGEERWLSVSGEQISFEGRPAILGTGFDITRLKMAEEELRRSQSQLKALLEAVPDAVFRYQTDGTLIAFHPPKPYWELAIPPERLVGSNIRDMDVPPEVVQFLLEATQRAVSTQHPQLVEYSLPTPAGSRTFEARLAASLNDEVVSIVRDVTVRKEHEDSLRSFNARLEEQVFERTLQLVEAKESAEAANRAKSAFLAGMSHDLRTPLTSIIGLSELLQKEGSSGAITNITPHVIKDMEKISGSGKQLLEMINDILDYSKIESDSLSILPRWVSISEVLQSVRDLTDSLIQTNGNAMVFEVEEQGEFWADPTRFRQVICNLISNAAKFTHHGTITLRVVKEAGADFPWHCWHVLDTGRGVPEIFREQLFRPFQQYQDEVPAKGGSTGLGLAISRHLCELMGGFLEYAPREMGGSRFTVRLPILPRRN; this is encoded by the coding sequence ATGGAATCAGCTAATCCGTCGCTTTACCGGGAGGTTCTCGACTCCATCCCGAGCATGGTGGGTTTGTTCAGCCCAGAGGGCATCGTCCTGGATGTCAATCTCGCTCCATTGGAAATGTATGGACTGCGCCGCGATGAAGTCATTGGCAAGCTATTCTGGGATACCCCATGGTTTGCCCACAGTCCCGAGGAACAGAGGCTGTGGAAGGACACTTTCCAAAGGCTCCAGCTCGGCGAGGTGGTTGATCTTGAAACCCGCACACAGTTGCCAGATGGCGGTAGCGTCTATTTCCAGCAGTACTTTGTTCCAGCGGTGAATGCCACGGGGAAGATCACCCACGTCATTGGGTTTGCGACTGACATCACAGACATGAAGCTTGTGGAAGCGGAACTGAGGAAGAAGGAAAAACATTTTCAGATGCTGGCTTCCTCCGGTGCCGCCTATACCGTCATCATTCAGGATGGCTTGATTCGGGAGGCCAGTAAGTCGTACCAGGAGGCTGTCGGGTATCCGATTCAGGAACTAATAGGCAATAGCTTCCTGCTTCAAGTGCATCCTGATTATTGGGATGTGGTGCGAGAGAACGCCGCCAAACGTTTAGCCGGAAATGCCCCACCGACTTCTTATGAAATCAAGATTGTTACCAAAGGCGGAGAAGAGCGTTGGCTCTCCGTTTCGGGTGAGCAGATAAGTTTTGAAGGGCGACCGGCGATTCTGGGGACCGGGTTTGACATCACCCGTCTCAAGATGGCGGAAGAGGAACTGCGCCGCAGCCAGTCGCAACTGAAAGCGCTGCTGGAAGCGGTTCCCGACGCCGTATTTCGCTACCAGACCGATGGAACCTTAATCGCCTTCCATCCCCCTAAACCTTACTGGGAGCTGGCTATTCCTCCGGAGAGGCTTGTAGGGTCAAATATTCGTGACATGGACGTTCCTCCCGAAGTTGTCCAATTTCTTTTGGAAGCCACGCAACGCGCGGTCTCAACTCAGCACCCTCAGTTGGTTGAGTACTCACTTCCCACTCCGGCAGGATCACGGACTTTCGAGGCCCGTCTTGCTGCAAGCTTAAACGACGAAGTGGTGTCGATTGTTCGCGACGTTACCGTCCGCAAGGAACACGAAGATTCTCTCCGCAGCTTCAATGCCCGGCTGGAGGAGCAGGTGTTCGAGCGGACTCTTCAGCTTGTGGAGGCGAAAGAATCGGCGGAAGCAGCCAACCGGGCCAAGAGTGCATTCTTGGCCGGAATGAGCCACGATTTGCGGACCCCGCTCACTTCCATCATCGGGCTGAGCGAGTTGTTGCAGAAGGAAGGCTCATCTGGGGCCATCACCAATATCACTCCCCATGTCATCAAAGACATGGAGAAAATTTCCGGCTCCGGCAAGCAGTTGCTCGAAATGATCAATGACATTCTTGATTATTCAAAAATTGAATCGGACAGCCTCAGCATTCTGCCGAGGTGGGTATCCATTTCCGAGGTTCTGCAATCCGTGAGGGATCTCACCGATTCGCTCATTCAAACCAATGGGAATGCCATGGTTTTTGAAGTCGAGGAGCAAGGCGAGTTTTGGGCCGATCCGACCCGCTTTAGGCAGGTGATCTGCAACCTAATTTCAAACGCGGCAAAATTTACGCATCATGGAACCATTACTCTGCGTGTGGTTAAGGAGGCTGGAGCGGATTTTCCCTGGCATTGCTGGCACGTCCTGGATACCGGGAGAGGAGTCCCGGAGATTTTTCGTGAACAACTCTTTCGACCATTTCAGCAATACCAGGACGAAGTTCCCGCAAAGGGTGGAAGCACGGGTCTGGGCTTGGCCATTAGCCGACATCTCTGCGAATTGATGGGCGGATTCCTGGAGTATGCGCCCCGAGAGATGGGCGGCTCACGATTTACTGTTCGTTTGCCCATCCTGCCGCGCAGGAACTAA
- the cysD gene encoding sulfate adenylyltransferase subunit CysD encodes MSEYRLTHLKELEAESIHIMREVVAEFERPVMLYSIGKDSSVMLHLALKSFHPGRPPFPFLHVDTTWKFSEMIEFRERRAKELGLHLIVHINEEGVRQGIGPFTHGSKKHTDVMKTESLKQALDKYRYDAAFGGARREEEKSRAKERVYSFRDSQHRWDPKNQRPELWNVYNGKINKGESIRVFPLSNWTELDIWQYIYMEKIPIVPLYFAKPRPVVDRDGTLIMADDDRMVFKPGEKPQMKMVRFRTLGCYPLTGAVESQATTLTDIIQEMLLATTSERQGRIIDHDGAGSMEEKKKEGYF; translated from the coding sequence ATGAGCGAATATCGCCTGACTCATCTGAAGGAACTGGAAGCCGAGAGCATCCACATCATGCGCGAGGTGGTGGCGGAGTTCGAGCGCCCGGTGATGCTCTACTCCATCGGCAAGGACTCCTCCGTGATGCTGCATCTGGCGCTGAAGTCGTTCCATCCGGGCCGCCCGCCGTTCCCCTTTCTGCACGTGGACACCACGTGGAAATTCAGCGAAATGATCGAGTTCCGCGAGCGTCGCGCCAAGGAACTGGGCTTGCACCTGATCGTGCATATCAATGAAGAGGGCGTGCGCCAGGGCATCGGCCCATTCACCCACGGCAGCAAGAAGCACACCGACGTGATGAAGACCGAGTCGCTGAAGCAGGCGCTCGACAAGTATCGCTACGACGCAGCCTTCGGCGGCGCGCGACGCGAGGAAGAAAAATCCCGCGCCAAGGAGCGCGTCTATTCCTTCCGCGACTCGCAGCATCGTTGGGACCCGAAGAACCAGCGCCCCGAACTGTGGAACGTTTACAACGGCAAGATCAACAAGGGCGAATCGATCCGCGTCTTCCCGCTCTCGAACTGGACGGAGCTGGACATCTGGCAATACATCTACATGGAGAAGATTCCCATCGTGCCGCTCTACTTTGCGAAGCCCCGCCCCGTGGTGGACCGCGACGGCACGCTCATCATGGCCGATGACGACCGCATGGTTTTCAAGCCCGGCGAGAAGCCGCAGATGAAGATGGTCCGCTTCCGCACGCTGGGCTGCTACCCGCTGACCGGCGCGGTGGAGTCGCAAGCCACCACGCTGACCGACATCATTCAGGAGATGCTGCTGGCCACCACGTCGGAGCGGCAGGGCCGCATCATCGACCACGACGGCGCCGGCTCGATGGAAGAGAAAAAGAAGGAAGGATACTTTTGA
- a CDS encoding ferrochelatase, giving the protein MSDAILIFSFGGPEKRGEVMPFLENVVAGRNVPRERLLEVAEHYYHFGGRSPINDHNRALIASLEALLKQQGPALPVYWGNRNWHPFLADTLETMARDGVRRAFVFATSAFGSYSGCRRYIEDLDQAANEVKTKTGGSVPELVKLRLYWNHPGFIEPMIDLVRGAYAQIPAPRRDGTAMVYTAHSVPMSMASSGPYVLQLKEASATVSDALGIREWKLVYQSRSGPLTQPWLEPDVLDHLRGLKTAGRTDVVVAPIGFVSDHMEVLYDLDTEAKQLCAELGLNMVRAGTAGGDARFVEMIRELVLEQMGEVKTRRAVGPSGAFPDICPAGCCALPQRPR; this is encoded by the coding sequence ATGTCAGATGCCATTTTAATCTTCTCCTTTGGCGGCCCCGAGAAGCGCGGCGAGGTGATGCCGTTCCTTGAGAACGTCGTCGCCGGGCGCAACGTGCCGCGCGAGCGCCTGCTTGAAGTCGCCGAACACTACTATCACTTCGGCGGGCGGAGTCCCATTAACGATCACAACCGCGCTCTGATTGCATCGCTCGAAGCGTTGCTGAAGCAACAGGGCCCCGCGCTGCCGGTCTATTGGGGCAACCGCAACTGGCATCCCTTTCTCGCCGATACACTTGAAACGATGGCGCGCGACGGAGTGCGCCGGGCGTTCGTATTTGCCACCTCCGCTTTTGGGTCCTACTCAGGATGTCGCCGGTATATTGAAGATTTGGACCAAGCCGCCAACGAGGTTAAAACGAAGACGGGCGGCAGCGTGCCCGAGCTGGTGAAGCTGCGGCTGTACTGGAACCATCCCGGCTTCATCGAGCCGATGATCGACCTCGTGCGCGGAGCATACGCGCAAATCCCCGCGCCGCGCCGTGACGGCACTGCGATGGTCTATACCGCGCACAGCGTGCCGATGTCGATGGCCAGCTCCGGCCCTTATGTTTTGCAACTGAAGGAAGCCTCGGCCACCGTTTCCGACGCTCTTGGCATTAGGGAATGGAAGCTGGTCTATCAGAGCCGCAGCGGTCCGTTGACGCAACCTTGGTTGGAGCCAGACGTGCTGGATCACCTCCGTGGACTCAAGACCGCCGGGCGCACGGACGTGGTGGTGGCGCCCATCGGCTTCGTCAGCGACCACATGGAGGTTCTCTACGACCTCGACACCGAGGCGAAGCAGCTCTGCGCTGAGTTGGGATTAAACATGGTCCGCGCCGGGACGGCCGGCGGCGATGCGCGCTTCGTGGAGATGATTCGTGAGCTTGTGCTGGAGCAGATGGGGGAAGTGAAAACGCGCCGTGCCGTGGGACCGAGCGGTGCTTTCCCGGACATCTGTCCCGCGGGTTGCTGCGCGCTGCCGCAGCGTCCTCGATAA
- a CDS encoding VOC family protein, whose translation MQKAINWFEIPASDFDRAVKFYETIFQEKLNVMNLGATKLAMFQVDWSKSTGGAIAAGRGFEPSQNGTKVYLSGGEDLSGVLGRVEEAGGKIVVPKTQITPEVGYMAAFIDTEGNWVGLHSPQ comes from the coding sequence ATGCAGAAGGCAATCAATTGGTTCGAAATTCCGGCGAGTGATTTTGATCGCGCTGTTAAGTTTTACGAAACAATCTTCCAGGAAAAGTTGAACGTCATGAATCTCGGTGCGACGAAGCTGGCCATGTTTCAAGTGGACTGGTCCAAATCAACCGGGGGCGCCATCGCGGCGGGGCGTGGTTTTGAGCCCAGCCAGAACGGGACCAAGGTTTACCTGAGCGGCGGTGAAGACCTGAGTGGTGTGCTCGGCCGCGTGGAGGAGGCCGGCGGAAAGATCGTCGTGCCCAAGACGCAGATCACGCCCGAGGTCGGATACATGGCCGCCTTCATTGACACGGAAGGCAACTGGGTCGGCCTGCACTCACCCCAATAG
- a CDS encoding OsmC family peroxiredoxin: MNKDELRALQAPLKNKYKEEPSSAIVTLSARSRLDSDGIACKVETGKAMVAVGLHPVTGGDGSYVCSGDMLLEALAACAGVTMKAVSTALDIPLRDAVVVAEGDWDARGTLGVSKESPVGLANIRLRFEIDSDAPDEQLAKMVELTERYCVVFQTLRGPTPLSVSHVRK; encoded by the coding sequence ATGAACAAAGATGAATTGCGCGCGCTACAAGCGCCGCTGAAAAACAAATACAAGGAAGAACCGTCCAGCGCGATCGTTACGCTCTCGGCGCGCAGCCGGCTGGACAGCGACGGCATCGCCTGTAAAGTGGAGACCGGGAAGGCGATGGTGGCGGTGGGACTGCATCCAGTTACTGGTGGCGATGGCAGCTACGTCTGCTCCGGCGACATGTTGTTGGAAGCGCTGGCGGCCTGCGCTGGCGTCACCATGAAAGCCGTCTCGACTGCGCTGGACATTCCACTGCGCGACGCCGTGGTGGTGGCCGAGGGGGACTGGGATGCGCGCGGAACACTCGGCGTCTCGAAGGAATCTCCGGTTGGACTGGCCAACATCCGCCTGCGCTTTGAGATCGACTCGGACGCGCCGGACGAGCAACTGGCCAAGATGGTGGAACTCACCGAACGCTATTGTGTGGTGTTCCAGACACTACGCGGCCCCACACCGTTGAGCGTCTCTCACGTTCGCAAATAA
- a CDS encoding BON domain-containing protein: MKKQNRLFLAAALAALVLAAGTVTNSMAASAGPQATAGSTLGDQVRKELNKLPFITVFDRMDYEVTGDTVRLTGQVTKPWHKSDAEKLVKRLEGVTTVVNEIEVLPLSRFDDQVRMAAYRALFHSNSSLQHYRIGSNAPIRIIVRNGHISLEGFVGSQFDKTMAEVLARHVPNAFSVTNNLKIG; encoded by the coding sequence ATGAAAAAGCAGAATCGATTGTTTTTGGCAGCGGCACTGGCCGCGCTGGTACTGGCGGCGGGGACCGTTACAAATTCGATGGCCGCGTCCGCCGGACCGCAGGCCACCGCCGGCTCCACACTCGGTGATCAGGTCCGCAAGGAGCTGAACAAGCTTCCGTTCATCACCGTGTTCGATCGCATGGATTATGAAGTCACTGGCGACACCGTCCGCCTGACCGGACAAGTAACCAAGCCGTGGCACAAGAGCGACGCCGAGAAGCTGGTGAAACGTCTGGAGGGCGTAACCACAGTCGTCAACGAAATCGAAGTTCTGCCGCTCTCGCGCTTCGATGACCAGGTGCGCATGGCCGCCTATCGCGCGCTCTTCCACAGCAACAGCTCGCTGCAGCACTATCGTATCGGCTCAAACGCCCCGATCCGCATCATCGTTCGCAACGGGCATATTTCACTGGAAGGGTTTGTCGGCAGCCAGTTCGATAAGACCATGGCGGAGGTGCTGGCGCGGCACGTGCCGAATGCCTTCTCGGTAACCAACAATCTGAAGATTGGCTGA
- a CDS encoding amidohydrolase, whose product MRYSPIYFILLAALTLSARGAAAQQSPLVPDEIFYNGKVVTVDSSDRVHEAFAIRSDRFFAVGSTTEIRKLAGAQTRQTDLRGRTVIPGLMDNHNHSYIGGMIEQRGVSMKGIQSLGEMFSRIRAAIATARTGEPIIATIGWTEEGLAEHRAPTRAELDQVAPDRPLVVMRARGDAFLNSAALRAAGITRETKMIAGVEVPMDQNGEPTGQIGPPGMVNAVLPRIIPSPARELQQRVLETMQARNLSMGITSMREVEMTPEAMRAYQDARRAGRLKMRISMGIDVTVADWNRMDEILSPWGVGPGFGDEWLRLDSVSELAVDAGGATAWTREPHLQPPDGGSGAMRITPEQVREAMLAVNQNGWRPAIHISGDRALDAVLDAYEAANAERSIIGRRWVVEHIPMVNPDQMDRMARLGVVVSAQIQPYRGYEGNVRTYGQTRADRVVPMREMLDKKLVVSTGSDFPGQSNEANPFLNIYFYVSRRSERGALAGMRQKISRAEALRVSTVNNAYMTFEEDLKGSIEAGKLADFVILSADIMTVPEEEILKIRPLATYVGGQKMYAAAQGGF is encoded by the coding sequence ATGCGATATTCCCCAATTTATTTCATCCTACTGGCAGCTCTGACGTTGAGCGCGAGGGGCGCCGCCGCGCAGCAGTCGCCTCTTGTCCCTGACGAAATTTTCTACAACGGGAAAGTGGTAACGGTGGATTCGTCTGACCGCGTTCATGAGGCATTCGCAATCCGCAGCGACCGATTTTTCGCAGTGGGCAGTACCACCGAAATTCGCAAGCTGGCTGGCGCGCAAACGCGGCAGACCGATCTGCGCGGACGCACGGTGATTCCCGGATTAATGGACAACCACAATCACTCCTATATCGGCGGCATGATCGAGCAGCGCGGCGTGAGCATGAAGGGAATCCAGTCACTTGGTGAAATGTTCAGCAGGATACGGGCGGCGATCGCGACCGCCCGGACCGGCGAGCCGATCATTGCCACTATCGGGTGGACGGAAGAGGGTCTCGCGGAACATCGCGCCCCGACGCGAGCCGAGTTGGATCAAGTGGCGCCGGATCGTCCACTGGTGGTCATGCGCGCTCGCGGCGATGCTTTTCTGAACTCCGCCGCCCTGCGCGCTGCGGGCATCACGCGCGAAACCAAAATGATTGCGGGCGTCGAAGTGCCGATGGATCAGAACGGCGAGCCAACCGGACAGATCGGTCCGCCCGGAATGGTCAACGCCGTGCTGCCGCGCATCATCCCTTCCCCTGCGCGCGAGCTGCAGCAGCGGGTCCTGGAAACGATGCAGGCGCGCAATCTGTCAATGGGCATCACCAGCATGCGTGAAGTGGAGATGACGCCGGAAGCAATGCGCGCCTATCAGGATGCGCGCCGCGCCGGCAGGCTGAAGATGCGCATCAGCATGGGCATCGATGTAACCGTCGCCGACTGGAATCGCATGGATGAAATCTTATCACCATGGGGCGTAGGACCAGGCTTCGGGGATGAGTGGCTGCGGCTGGACTCCGTGAGCGAGTTAGCGGTGGATGCCGGTGGCGCGACAGCCTGGACGCGCGAGCCGCATTTGCAGCCGCCCGACGGTGGTTCGGGTGCAATGCGCATCACGCCGGAACAGGTCCGCGAGGCGATGCTTGCGGTCAATCAAAACGGTTGGCGACCCGCGATTCACATCTCCGGCGACCGCGCGCTCGACGCCGTGCTGGACGCCTATGAAGCAGCCAACGCCGAGCGCTCCATCATCGGGCGCCGCTGGGTGGTCGAGCATATCCCGATGGTGAATCCCGATCAAATGGACCGCATGGCGCGACTGGGAGTGGTGGTCTCGGCGCAGATTCAACCCTACCGTGGATACGAGGGCAACGTCCGCACTTATGGCCAGACGCGAGCGGACCGCGTGGTCCCTATGCGCGAGATGCTCGACAAAAAATTGGTCGTCTCCACGGGCAGCGATTTTCCGGGACAATCCAATGAGGCGAATCCATTCCTGAATATCTATTTCTATGTGTCGCGGCGCAGCGAGCGTGGAGCCCTGGCCGGTATGCGGCAGAAAATTAGCCGGGCTGAGGCGCTACGCGTCTCCACCGTCAACAACGCCTACATGACATTTGAGGAAGACCTAAAGGGTTCCATCGAAGCGGGCAAACTTGCCGACTTTGTGATTCTTTCCGCGGACATCATGACTGTACCGGAAGAAGAAATACTGAAGATTCGTCCACTGGCCACCTACGTCGGCGGGCAGAAGATGTACGCCGCCGCGCAGGGTGGATTCTGA
- a CDS encoding TonB-dependent receptor, with protein sequence MVPLGTELIRRIDMNLFQTDLKWTSLPAFTIALTLFVAGWMPSTAQAQGTTGTISGIVQDSSGAVVPGAEVVINHTDTGSTRTITSDSQGRYLAPNLAIGNYTVQAGSQGFQTEIRSGLALTIGQQAVINFTLNPGAVSEVVTIQESAPMVDTTSAAVGTLVNREQIRDLPLNGRDYTQLALLQPGVVQYREQSREVNRGMGTRFSVSGARHNQVSFRLNGLDISDGAGTSPGSATGHNLGLDAIQEFQVLTNTFGAEYGKSAGGILNVVHKAGTNTLHGSLFHYLRNSALDSPNYFDSDQKTDPFKRNQFGGSAGGPIVRDKLFFFGNYEGLRERLAVTGTNNVMTAAAKNGALGPVNPAIKPYLDLIPLPNIITPQDAALALLGRGTRETTTSTKSTEEYIVGKGDYNISESDNISGSYTFDDGQFGGPSPRDGIVISESLTDNRNQYVTLGQTHTFSPSMLNAFRFGMNRSHIVAYRYPLITVPQSLELVPGIPNFSFEVTGLDGMQFLMEPILDRQMLLDSYQFSNAVSINRGSHAIKFGMEFQRQKFSYGTSSRTFGGRYAFTSISNFIAAIPSQFQADDPDSEPLPYINQNLWGFFVQDDVHLTPRLTMNIGLRYEFIGLPTSTRENQSTLIRLEDPKLTTGTTFFQNPSLKNFAPRIGLAWDVFGNQRTAVRAGFGRYDDQLSTYYYLPLIQSNPPMALTRTLTPNAQTQLPFPNGYQSIRNGAPAAVALQLMDYNLKQPYRLQYNLGIQQQLPGNMGFAVYYVGAHAVHSTQFTLNANSRIPTKRASDGRLVFTNGSPVRNPNFATMQYRTTGGDSYYNAFQTVLNRRMSAGLQFQGSYTWSKSIDTGSIFSYSSEGLNTVAMQSLFDKNDGEKGLSAFDARHVFSMSSTYDLPRVESWGTVLKTVAGGWQVGGILNLATGHPFTPLLGFDNAFVSVRSRGDHLRPELIPGGDTNPTNPGNPTKYFDASQFVRPEPGTLGNLGRDTLIGPGLAQVDFTTKKRFHFSESRLIEFRAELFNLLDRANFRVPEEAERVIVSNAAGTRNATAGQIKGTTTTSRQIQFSLRYEF encoded by the coding sequence ATGGTTCCCCTCGGAACGGAACTTATCAGGAGGATCGATATGAATTTATTCCAGACTGACCTGAAATGGACAAGCCTGCCGGCTTTCACGATTGCGCTGACGCTCTTCGTGGCAGGTTGGATGCCATCAACAGCACAGGCGCAGGGCACCACCGGCACCATCTCCGGCATCGTGCAGGATAGTTCCGGCGCGGTCGTTCCGGGTGCCGAGGTGGTGATAAATCACACCGACACCGGCAGCACGCGCACCATCACGTCAGACAGCCAAGGCCGCTATCTGGCGCCCAATCTTGCCATTGGCAACTATACTGTGCAGGCCGGATCGCAAGGCTTCCAGACGGAGATTCGCTCCGGGCTTGCGCTGACCATCGGCCAGCAGGCGGTGATCAACTTCACCCTGAACCCCGGCGCGGTCTCCGAAGTGGTTACCATTCAGGAATCGGCTCCCATGGTGGACACCACCAGCGCGGCGGTTGGCACGCTGGTTAACCGTGAGCAGATTCGCGACCTGCCGCTCAACGGCCGCGACTACACGCAGTTGGCGCTCTTGCAGCCCGGCGTGGTGCAGTATCGCGAGCAAAGCCGCGAAGTGAATCGCGGAATGGGCACCCGCTTCTCCGTCTCCGGCGCGCGGCATAATCAAGTGTCCTTCCGGCTGAACGGACTGGACATCAGCGACGGCGCGGGCACCTCGCCCGGCAGCGCTACCGGCCACAACCTGGGCTTGGACGCCATTCAGGAGTTCCAGGTGCTCACCAACACCTTCGGCGCCGAGTACGGCAAGTCCGCCGGCGGCATCCTGAACGTGGTGCATAAGGCAGGCACCAACACGCTGCATGGCTCGCTGTTCCACTACCTGCGCAACAGCGCGCTGGATTCTCCCAACTACTTCGACAGCGACCAGAAGACCGATCCGTTCAAGCGCAATCAGTTCGGCGGCAGCGCCGGCGGACCCATCGTGCGCGACAAGCTGTTCTTCTTCGGCAACTATGAGGGCCTGCGCGAGCGGCTGGCCGTCACCGGCACCAACAACGTGATGACCGCGGCAGCGAAGAATGGCGCTCTCGGCCCGGTGAACCCGGCCATCAAGCCGTACCTGGATCTGATTCCGCTGCCGAACATTATCACGCCGCAGGACGCCGCGCTGGCGCTGCTGGGCCGCGGCACCCGCGAGACTACCACCTCCACCAAATCCACCGAGGAGTACATCGTGGGCAAGGGCGACTACAACATCTCCGAGTCGGACAACATCTCGGGCAGCTACACCTTCGACGACGGACAGTTCGGCGGGCCCTCGCCGCGCGACGGCATTGTGATCTCGGAGAGCCTGACCGACAATCGCAATCAGTATGTCACGCTGGGCCAGACCCACACGTTCTCTCCGTCCATGCTGAATGCCTTTCGCTTCGGCATGAATCGCAGCCACATCGTTGCCTACCGCTACCCGCTCATCACCGTGCCCCAGAGCCTCGAACTGGTCCCCGGCATTCCGAACTTCTCCTTTGAAGTTACCGGCCTCGACGGCATGCAGTTCCTGATGGAGCCTATCCTGGACCGTCAGATGCTGCTCGACAGTTACCAGTTCTCGAACGCGGTCAGCATCAATCGCGGTTCGCACGCCATCAAGTTCGGCATGGAGTTCCAGCGCCAGAAGTTCAGCTACGGCACGTCCAGCCGCACCTTCGGCGGACGCTACGCCTTCACCAGCATCAGCAATTTCATCGCCGCCATCCCCAGCCAGTTCCAGGCCGACGACCCGGACTCCGAGCCGCTGCCCTACATCAATCAGAATCTGTGGGGCTTCTTTGTGCAGGATGACGTGCATCTGACGCCGCGGCTGACGATGAACATCGGCCTGCGCTATGAGTTCATCGGCCTGCCGACTTCCACGCGCGAAAATCAATCCACGCTGATCCGCCTGGAAGACCCCAAGCTGACCACCGGGACCACGTTCTTCCAGAATCCCTCGCTCAAGAACTTCGCGCCGCGCATCGGCCTCGCCTGGGACGTGTTCGGCAATCAGCGCACGGCGGTGCGCGCCGGGTTTGGCCGCTATGACGATCAGCTCTCGACTTACTACTACCTGCCGCTGATCCAGTCCAATCCCCCCATGGCGCTCACGCGCACGCTGACGCCCAACGCGCAGACGCAGCTTCCCTTCCCCAATGGCTATCAGTCCATTCGCAACGGCGCGCCGGCGGCGGTGGCGTTGCAGTTGATGGACTACAACCTGAAGCAGCCCTATCGCCTGCAGTACAACCTGGGCATTCAGCAGCAGTTGCCCGGCAACATGGGCTTCGCCGTTTACTATGTCGGCGCGCATGCCGTGCATAGCACGCAGTTCACGCTGAACGCCAACAGCCGCATCCCCACCAAGCGCGCCTCCGACGGACGCCTGGTGTTCACCAATGGCAGCCCGGTGCGCAATCCGAACTTTGCCACCATGCAGTACCGCACCACGGGCGGCGACAGCTATTACAACGCCTTCCAGACCGTGCTCAACCGCCGCATGTCCGCGGGCTTGCAGTTCCAGGGCTCCTACACCTGGTCGAAGAGCATCGATACCGGCAGCATCTTCAGCTACAGCTCGGAGGGCTTGAACACCGTGGCCATGCAGAGCCTGTTCGACAAGAACGACGGCGAGAAGGGCCTGTCCGCGTTTGACGCGCGCCACGTCTTCTCGATGAGCTCCACCTACGACCTGCCCAGGGTCGAAAGCTGGGGCACGGTGCTGAAAACTGTCGCGGGCGGCTGGCAAGTGGGCGGCATCCTGAATCTCGCCACCGGACACCCGTTCACTCCGCTGCTCGGCTTCGACAACGCGTTTGTCAGCGTGCGCAGCCGCGGCGATCATCTGCGACCGGAGCTCATTCCCGGCGGCGATACCAACCCCACCAACCCCGGCAATCCCACGAAGTATTTCGACGCCTCGCAGTTCGTGCGCCCCGAGCCGGGGACGCTCGGCAACCTGGGCCGCGATACGCTGATCGGACCGGGACTAGCTCAGGTGGATTTCACCACCAAGAAGCGATTCCACTTCTCCGAGTCCCGGCTGATTGAGTTCCGTGCCGAGCTGTTCAACCTGCTCGACCGCGCCAACTTCCGCGTTCCCGAGGAAGCCGAGCGTGTAATCGTCAGCAACGCCGCGGGCACGCGCAACGCCACCGCCGGGCAGATCAAAGGCACCACCACCACGTCCCGGCAGATTCAGTTCTCGCTGCGATACGAATTTTAA